A stretch of the Lactuca sativa cultivar Salinas chromosome 9, Lsat_Salinas_v11, whole genome shotgun sequence genome encodes the following:
- the LOC111885562 gene encoding glycine-rich cell wall structural protein-like — MEKVHTSHSLILLLTLLIASFILTTSITNPNHQTSNFKNQNAKRVKKGEVRVHAKGEKDQARIPYPAYASADGFQEMEEGEKDDEKMVHGLNGDLYYDGPPQGYFGYPFPGGIFGFPRGIFGFPRGFFGYPLGFRGGLLPGGYGGFPGGYGGYPYPGSYGGYPGGDGGNPGGYGGGGPGNKPGGGGGGAGGHGSGGGYPGYGGQAKEVKGKRVNPYN; from the coding sequence ATGGAGAAAGTTCATACATCACATTCACTGATCTTGCTTCTTACCCTTCTCATTGCTTCCTTCATTCTCACAACCTCAATAACCAATCCCAATCACCAAACATcaaatttcaagaatcaaaatgcAAAACGTGTCAAAAAAGGCGAGGTTCGTGTTCATGCAAAAGGTGAAAAAGATCAAGCAAGGATTCCGTATCCAGCTTATGCTTCTGCTGATGGTTTTCAGGAGATGGAAGAAGGTGAGAAAGATGATGAGAAGATGGTTCATGGCCTAAATGGGGATCTCTATTACGATGGGCCCCCACAAGGTTACTTTGGGTACCCCTTTCCAGGTGGCATCTTTGGATTCCCTCGTGGTATTTTCGGGTTCCCTCGTGGCTTTTTTGGGTATCCACTAGGTTTCAGAGGGGGGTTGCTTCCAGGTGGTTATGGTGGATTTCCAGGAGGTTATGGCGGTTATCCATATCCAGGAAGCTATGGTGGATATCCAGGTGGCGATGGCGGAAATCCAGGTGGTTATGGCGGTGGAGGGCCAGGTAACAAacctggtggtggtggtggtggtgctggTGGTCATGGAAGTGGTGGAGGGTACCCTGGTTATGGAGGTCAAGCTAAGGAGGTGAAGGGCAAAAGAGTCAATCCATATAATTGA
- the LOC111885560 gene encoding glycine-rich cell wall structural protein: MEKVHTSLLLLLILLIASFILTTSTNPQTPNFKNQNAKSVKKGKVHVHAKGEKDQARIPYPYAFADGFQEMEEGEKDDEKMVHGLNGALDYSGPPQGYFGYPFPGGIFGFPRGLFGFPLGFRGGLFPGGGYGGFPGGYGGYPYPGGYDGNPGGYGGGGPGNKPGGDGGAGGRGGGGGYPGYGGQAEEVKKGKRVNPHD; this comes from the coding sequence ATGGAGAAAGTTCATACATCACTTCTCTTGCTTCTTATCCTTCTCATTGCTTCTTTCATTCTCACAACCTCAACCAATCCCCAAACACcaaatttcaagaatcaaaatgcAAAAAGTGTCAAAAAAGGCAAGGTTCATGTTCATGCAAAAGGTGAAAAAGATCAAGCAAGGATTCCATATCCTTACGCTTTTGCCGATGGTTTTCAGGAGATGGAAGAAGGTGAGAAAGATGATGAGAAGATGGTTCATGGTCTAAATGGGGCTCTCGATTACAGCGGGCCCCCACAAGGTTACTTTGGGTACCCCTTTCCAGGTGGCATTTTCGGGTTCCCTCGTGGCCTTTTTGGGTTTCCACTAGGTTTCAGAGGGGGGTTGTTTCCAGGTGGTGGTTATGGTGGATTTCCAGGAGGTTATGGTGGTTATCCTTATCCAGGTGGTTATGATGGAAATCCAGGCGGTTATGGCGGTGGAGGGCCAGGTAACAAAcctggtggtgatggtggtgctGGCGGTCGTGGAGGTGGTGGAGGATACCCTGGTTATGGAGGTCAAGCTGAGGAGGTGAAGAAGGGCAAAAGAGTCAATCCACATGATTGA
- the LOC111885522 gene encoding oleoyl-acyl carrier protein thioesterase, chloroplastic — MLSKGAPAVATTYNASGKDINFALTRSRSIGFISNHRQYNVFLCNSSARRVSPLLAVTTGEHSNNVASLLEAEKEKSLGNQLRLGSLTEDGLSYKEKFVIRCYEVGINKTATIETIANLLQEVGGNHAQSVGFSTDGFATTTTMRKLHLIWVTLRMHIEVYRYPAWSDVIEIETWVQGDGRMGTRRDWILKDYSNGEIIGRATSKWVMMNEDTRRMQKVSDDVKEEYLVFCPRTLRLAFPEENNNSLKKIAKLEDPAEYSRLGLVPRRSDLDMNKHVNNVTYIGWALESIPPEIIDTHELQAITLDYRRECQQDDIVDSLTSYESADDEQHLSETNGSVVVSSETQRDGHEDLSRFLHLLRSSGTGLEINRCRTEWRKKPEKR, encoded by the exons ATGTTATCGAAAGGAGCACCAGCGGTGGCGACGACGTACAATGCCTCCGGCAAAGACATCAATTTTGCCCTAACTCGTTCCCGATCCATCGGTTTCATCTCAAACCATAGACAATACAACGTCTTTTTATGCAATTCATCGGCGAGGAGAGTTTCTCCGTTACTGGCCGTAACAACTGGGGAGCATTCGAACAACGTTGCTAGTTTACTTGAGGCGGAGAAGGAAAAGAGCCTGGGGAATCAGCTCCGGCTGGGGAGCTTGACGGAGGATGGATTATCGTATAAGGAGAAGTTCGTTATTAGGTGTTATGAAGTTGGAATTAACAAAACTGCTACCATTGAAACAATTGCCAATCTGTTGCAG GAGGTTGGAGGTAATCATGCTCAGAGTGTTGGGTTTTCTACTGATGGATTTGCCACCACAACCACTATGAGGAAGTTGCATCTCATATGGGTTACTTTACGAATGCATATTGAAGTATACAGATACCCTGCTTG GAGCGATGTGATTGAAATTGAGACTTGGGTTCAAGGTGATGGAAGAATGGGGACCAGACGTGATTGGATCCTCAAAGACTATTCCAATGGTGAGATCATTGGAAGGGCTACaag CAAATGGGTGATGATGAATGAGGATACTAGAAGAATGCAGAAAGTCAGTGATGATGTCAAAGAAGAATACTTAGTTTTTTGCCCAAGGACACTCAG ATTAGCATTTCCTGAAGAGAACAATAACAGTCTGAAGAAAATAGCAAAACTTGAAGATCCTGCTGAATATTCAAGACTAGGACTTGTT CCAAGGAGATCTGATCTTGATATGAACAAACATGTTAACAATGTTACCTACATTGGATGGGCTCTTGAG agcaTTCCACCAGAAATCATTGACACGCACGAACTGCAAGCTATTACTTTGGATTACAGACGTGAATGCCAACAAGATGACATAGTCGATTCACTCACTAGCTATGAATCAGCTGATGATGAACAACACCTTTCAGAAACCAATGGATCTGTTGTTGTTTCCTCTGAAACTCAAAGAGATGGACATGAAGATTTGAGCCGATTCTTGCATCTATTAAGATCTTCGGGTACTGGTCTTGAAATAAACAGGTGTCGCACTGAATGGAGAAAGAAGCCGGAAAAAAGATAA
- the LOC111885580 gene encoding uncharacterized protein LOC111885580 isoform X2: MVEAIGDQYDPETSEAIEVGLKAIATVDKSAIVGPSGSSEVADGGSSENSSSEDILKFDENMYKKIEASHSHSHVDAGESSGVAGEVVEEEIVELEFEKVKPKLSTHSMHCPNCKAEVTKVILRRKVITFRSPEPAVVPVEEPQRDPNDLVGCLSCLSLFTCSGNGCFNPFDIFRKKPDPANVLPPQTTVEGTTATPVVTENENCLSMFLVFKKKQKVAETAVDPQQSDPVLVNREVIIPDQSTLPKYVTGNTSIAKGQPSVASPQPPSTVILKDKEVTSVVDNDGEKKRLLGGNRLPYIPPSTNVPVDDDTTIDVETEEPTENEVVMDAAVGGRRTWFGYEGILAEILKSIVYGGLMEVIASLSIVASAAASDTATLNIIALALASLMGGIIIIGHNLWDLRDDCHKETPNQQTEGGGGAINKYKELLGRINYFPLHAFFAILSFVIFGMVPPVAYGFTFHKTNDRDFTMSAVAITSLLCVSLLAIFKAFINECGVLDYFKTVVYYITTAVSTSGVSYVAGNLVTRLVTELGLFDTSLGGGMSLLPHASTTSLASF; the protein is encoded by the exons ATGGTCGAAGCGATAGGTGATCAGTATGATCCAGAGACGTCTGAAGCGATTGAAGTTGGTTTAAAAGCCATTGCCACAGTGGACAAGTCGGCGATTGTTGGCCCAAGTGGATCATCAGAAGTTGCTGATGGTGGATCGTCGGAAAATAGCAGTTCCGAAG ATATTTTGAAATTTGATGAAAACATGTACAAGAAAATAGAAGCGTCACACTCACACTCACATGTGGACGCCGGAGAAAGTTCTGGAGTTGCCGGAGAAGTAGTGGAAGAAGAAATAGTCGAGTTAGAATTCGAGAAGGTGAAACCAAAGCTCTCGACTCATTCTATGCATTGTCCAAACTGCAAGGCTGAAGTTACCAAAGTTATTCTTCGTCGCAAAGTGATCACTTTCCGATCGCCGGAGCCAGCGGTGGTGCCCGTGGAGGAGCCTCAACGTGATCCTAACGATCTCGTCGGATGTTTATCATGCTTAAGCTTGTTCACTTGTTCCG GGAATGGATGTTTTAACCCGTTTGACATTTTCCGAAAGAAACCAGACCCGGCTAACGTTCTTCCACCACAGACTACTGTAGAAGGGACGACGGCGACACCTGTGGTTACTGAAAATG AGAACTGTCTCAGTATGTTTTTGGTTTTCAAGAAGAAACAAAAGGTGGCGGAAACAGCTGTAGATCCTCAACAATCAGATCCAGTACTTGTTAATCGAGAAGTCATAATTCCCGATCAATCAACGCTTCCTAAATATGTCACTGGGAATACTTCGATCGCAAAAG GTCAACCTTCTGTAGCTTCTCCCCAACCTCCTTCTACAGTCATTCTTAAAGACAAGG AAGTCACATCTGTTGTTGACAATGATGGAGAGAAGAAAAGGCTACTAG GTGGTAATCGACTACCTTATATTCCTCCATCAACCAATGTTCCAGTAGATGATGATACGACAATTGATGTTGAGACAGAAGAACCAACTG AAAACGAGGTGGTTATGGATGCAGCAGTTGGAGGAAGAAGAACATGGTTTGGTTATGAGGGTATTCTTGCAGAGATCTTGAAGAGTATCGTTTATGGAGGTTTAATGGAGGTGATTGCTAGCTTAAGTATTGTAGCATCTGCTGCTGCTTCTGATACTGCTACAT TGAACATCATAGCTTTGGCGCTAGCAAGTCTAATGGGTGGGATCATCATTATAGGACACAAT ctTTGGGACCTTAGAGACGATTGCCACAAGGAAACCCCAAACCAACAAACAGAAGGCGGAGGCGGAGCTATAAACAAGTACAAAGAGTTACTCGGACGGATCAATTATTTCCCACTCCATGCATTTTTCGCAATACTATCATTCGTCATTTTCGGGATGGTCCCACCGGTTGCATACGGGTTCACGTTTCATAAAACAAACGATAGGGACTTTACAATGTCGGCGGTTGCAATCACGTCGCTTTTATGTGTGTCATTGTTGGCAATTTTCAAGGCTTTCATCAATGAATGTGGAGTTTTGGACTACTTTAAGACAGTGGTGTACTACATTACGACTGCAGTATCAACATCCGGTGTTTCTTATGTAGCTGGGAATCTGGTTACGAGATTGGTGACAGAGCTTGGATTGTTTGACACAAGTTTGGGTGGCGGTATGTCTCTCCTACCCCATGCCAGCACCACTTCTTTGGCATCTTTTTGA
- the LOC111885580 gene encoding uncharacterized protein LOC111885580 isoform X1 has translation MVEAIGDQYDPETSEAIEVGLKAIATVDKSAIVGPSGSSEVADGGSSENSSSEDSSSSSTDDEISDILKFDENMYKKIEASHSHSHVDAGESSGVAGEVVEEEIVELEFEKVKPKLSTHSMHCPNCKAEVTKVILRRKVITFRSPEPAVVPVEEPQRDPNDLVGCLSCLSLFTCSGNGCFNPFDIFRKKPDPANVLPPQTTVEGTTATPVVTENENCLSMFLVFKKKQKVAETAVDPQQSDPVLVNREVIIPDQSTLPKYVTGNTSIAKGQPSVASPQPPSTVILKDKEVTSVVDNDGEKKRLLGGNRLPYIPPSTNVPVDDDTTIDVETEEPTENEVVMDAAVGGRRTWFGYEGILAEILKSIVYGGLMEVIASLSIVASAAASDTATLNIIALALASLMGGIIIIGHNLWDLRDDCHKETPNQQTEGGGGAINKYKELLGRINYFPLHAFFAILSFVIFGMVPPVAYGFTFHKTNDRDFTMSAVAITSLLCVSLLAIFKAFINECGVLDYFKTVVYYITTAVSTSGVSYVAGNLVTRLVTELGLFDTSLGGGMSLLPHASTTSLASF, from the exons ATGGTCGAAGCGATAGGTGATCAGTATGATCCAGAGACGTCTGAAGCGATTGAAGTTGGTTTAAAAGCCATTGCCACAGTGGACAAGTCGGCGATTGTTGGCCCAAGTGGATCATCAGAAGTTGCTGATGGTGGATCGTCGGAAAATAGCAGTTCCGAAG ATTCTTCAAGTTCATCTACCGATGATGAAATTTCAGATATTTTGAAATTTGATGAAAACATGTACAAGAAAATAGAAGCGTCACACTCACACTCACATGTGGACGCCGGAGAAAGTTCTGGAGTTGCCGGAGAAGTAGTGGAAGAAGAAATAGTCGAGTTAGAATTCGAGAAGGTGAAACCAAAGCTCTCGACTCATTCTATGCATTGTCCAAACTGCAAGGCTGAAGTTACCAAAGTTATTCTTCGTCGCAAAGTGATCACTTTCCGATCGCCGGAGCCAGCGGTGGTGCCCGTGGAGGAGCCTCAACGTGATCCTAACGATCTCGTCGGATGTTTATCATGCTTAAGCTTGTTCACTTGTTCCG GGAATGGATGTTTTAACCCGTTTGACATTTTCCGAAAGAAACCAGACCCGGCTAACGTTCTTCCACCACAGACTACTGTAGAAGGGACGACGGCGACACCTGTGGTTACTGAAAATG AGAACTGTCTCAGTATGTTTTTGGTTTTCAAGAAGAAACAAAAGGTGGCGGAAACAGCTGTAGATCCTCAACAATCAGATCCAGTACTTGTTAATCGAGAAGTCATAATTCCCGATCAATCAACGCTTCCTAAATATGTCACTGGGAATACTTCGATCGCAAAAG GTCAACCTTCTGTAGCTTCTCCCCAACCTCCTTCTACAGTCATTCTTAAAGACAAGG AAGTCACATCTGTTGTTGACAATGATGGAGAGAAGAAAAGGCTACTAG GTGGTAATCGACTACCTTATATTCCTCCATCAACCAATGTTCCAGTAGATGATGATACGACAATTGATGTTGAGACAGAAGAACCAACTG AAAACGAGGTGGTTATGGATGCAGCAGTTGGAGGAAGAAGAACATGGTTTGGTTATGAGGGTATTCTTGCAGAGATCTTGAAGAGTATCGTTTATGGAGGTTTAATGGAGGTGATTGCTAGCTTAAGTATTGTAGCATCTGCTGCTGCTTCTGATACTGCTACAT TGAACATCATAGCTTTGGCGCTAGCAAGTCTAATGGGTGGGATCATCATTATAGGACACAAT ctTTGGGACCTTAGAGACGATTGCCACAAGGAAACCCCAAACCAACAAACAGAAGGCGGAGGCGGAGCTATAAACAAGTACAAAGAGTTACTCGGACGGATCAATTATTTCCCACTCCATGCATTTTTCGCAATACTATCATTCGTCATTTTCGGGATGGTCCCACCGGTTGCATACGGGTTCACGTTTCATAAAACAAACGATAGGGACTTTACAATGTCGGCGGTTGCAATCACGTCGCTTTTATGTGTGTCATTGTTGGCAATTTTCAAGGCTTTCATCAATGAATGTGGAGTTTTGGACTACTTTAAGACAGTGGTGTACTACATTACGACTGCAGTATCAACATCCGGTGTTTCTTATGTAGCTGGGAATCTGGTTACGAGATTGGTGACAGAGCTTGGATTGTTTGACACAAGTTTGGGTGGCGGTATGTCTCTCCTACCCCATGCCAGCACCACTTCTTTGGCATCTTTTTGA